A genomic stretch from Geothermobacter hydrogeniphilus includes:
- the fliD gene encoding flagellar filament capping protein FliD: MTINFNGLATGIDTTTLIEGIMAADRKPIDRLKSDKEYQSARLDAYGVLSGSLDKLLTDVKALNSSDNLLAKKASFTGESLVTATTTTKDAIEGSYQIRSYSFAQVEKDVSQGYADKAATSFGTGTLVITTGTTTPVSHNITIDSSNNSLEGIVKAINDAGIGVKAAIINDGTSTPYRLVVSGTKAGDPADVGFTIDVSGLTGGSYANPIFTETQPASQAHISVDGVDLYSNSNVFTDAIPGTTLTLDKADNGATVSTMTILQDKDVVKGKIQNFVNSYNQIMTFVSSQSAKDGKTAGLLAGDSGMNTIKRHLQNILTNMVDTGGNFKSLAELGLETQRDGTLVLNNDTLDNALATDLDGVVSLLAGNGTKDGISVQFETYLKAMTDSREGFLASRQNSINRIMDRIDNRITQMQTRLDQREKTLQQQFSAMEELVSGLNAQGDYLTQQMSMLANIWSSKK; encoded by the coding sequence ATGACGATCAATTTCAACGGGCTCGCAACCGGCATCGACACCACCACCCTGATCGAAGGGATCATGGCGGCCGACCGCAAACCGATCGACCGCTTAAAGTCGGACAAGGAATACCAGAGTGCCCGGCTCGACGCCTATGGCGTCCTGAGCGGTTCCCTCGACAAGCTGCTGACCGACGTCAAGGCCCTCAATTCCAGCGACAACCTGCTGGCCAAAAAAGCCTCCTTTACCGGGGAATCCCTGGTCACGGCGACAACCACCACCAAGGATGCCATCGAAGGCAGCTACCAGATCCGTTCCTACAGTTTCGCGCAGGTTGAGAAGGATGTCAGCCAGGGATACGCCGACAAAGCCGCAACATCGTTCGGAACCGGGACCCTGGTCATCACCACCGGAACCACCACGCCGGTCAGCCACAACATCACCATCGACAGCAGCAACAATTCTCTCGAAGGGATCGTCAAGGCGATCAACGATGCCGGCATCGGCGTCAAGGCCGCCATCATCAACGATGGCACCAGCACCCCCTACCGGCTGGTGGTTTCCGGCACCAAGGCCGGAGACCCGGCCGACGTCGGCTTCACCATCGACGTCAGCGGTCTGACCGGCGGCAGTTATGCCAACCCGATTTTCACCGAAACCCAGCCGGCAAGCCAGGCCCACATCTCGGTTGACGGGGTCGATCTTTACAGCAACAGCAACGTTTTCACCGATGCCATCCCCGGCACCACCCTGACCCTCGACAAGGCCGACAACGGTGCCACCGTCAGTACCATGACCATCCTCCAGGACAAGGACGTGGTCAAAGGGAAAATCCAGAATTTCGTCAACAGTTACAACCAGATCATGACCTTCGTTTCGAGCCAGTCGGCCAAGGACGGCAAAACCGCCGGTCTGCTGGCCGGCGACTCGGGGATGAACACCATCAAGCGTCATCTGCAGAATATTCTCACCAACATGGTGGACACCGGCGGCAATTTCAAAAGCCTGGCCGAACTGGGGCTCGAAACCCAACGCGACGGCACCCTGGTTCTCAACAACGACACCCTGGACAACGCCCTGGCAACCGACCTGGACGGGGTGGTCAGCCTGTTGGCCGGAAACGGCACCAAGGACGGAATTTCCGTCCAGTTCGAAACCTACCTGAAAGCAATGACCGACAGTCGCGAAGGGTTTCTCGCCAGCCGCCAAAACAGCATCAATCGCATTATGGACCGTATCGACAACCGGATTACGCAGATGCAGACCCGGCTCGACCAGCGGGAAAAAACCCTTCAGCAGCAATTCAGCGCCATGGAAGAACTGGTCAGTGGGCTCAATGCCCAGGGAGACTACCTCACCCAGCAGATGTCGATGCTGGCGAACATATGGAGTTCTAAAAAATGA
- a CDS encoding chemotaxis protein, producing MLPTRFALRPTVLAALCLCLLLSAGTARAAELSPLDQKAKKLARQCADKITRQFDLLLTSGRLTLPQLFDTFYIPIPGTDPQKFHTQYDRLTDGVLLPILDSCLAADKRFIFVVAVDRNGYLPTHNSKYSQPMTGDGDHDTKWNRTKRIFNDRTGLAAARNIKPYLLQRYSRDTGEVMTDLSVPVWIQGRHWGAVRIGYMKQ from the coding sequence ATGCTGCCAACTCGTTTCGCACTACGGCCGACCGTCCTGGCCGCGCTCTGCCTCTGCCTTCTGCTGTCCGCCGGAACAGCCCGGGCCGCCGAGTTGAGCCCGCTTGATCAGAAGGCGAAAAAGCTGGCCCGACAGTGTGCCGACAAGATAACCCGGCAGTTCGATCTGCTGCTCACCTCCGGCAGACTGACCCTGCCGCAACTGTTCGACACCTTCTATATCCCTATTCCGGGAACCGACCCGCAGAAATTTCACACCCAGTACGACCGCCTCACCGATGGTGTGCTGCTGCCGATTCTTGACTCCTGCCTGGCCGCCGACAAACGCTTCATCTTCGTCGTCGCCGTCGACCGCAACGGCTATCTGCCGACCCACAATTCCAAATATTCCCAGCCGATGACCGGTGACGGCGATCATGACACCAAGTGGAACCGCACCAAGCGCATCTTCAACGACCGCACCGGGCTGGCGGCGGCACGCAACATAAAACCCTACCTGCTGCAGCGCTACAGCCGCGACACCGGAGAAGTCATGACCGACCTCTCGGTGCCGGTCTGGATCCAAGGCCGTCACTGGGGCGCGGTCCGCATCGGCTACATGAAACAGTAA
- a CDS encoding flagellar brake protein, whose product MAPIDLLAECPLVRINVPLIGRRMLALDCTPEETIPPFFEVTFSPGQLPIDEIDPGGQCTISFDVGGLVYVVRANIDKIIPPRRLRLANVQSYSNMQKREFFRVDTEVSLLYRSDKEPIQKRVSNARVNLSGGGIRFPVEGRFRMRDKVDVKLCLKGFPEVDAECVGRVVRIDETDNGKVEIALAFVEIAPRDRDRIISYCFAQQREQLRKRVKVKPEESRDDR is encoded by the coding sequence ATGGCCCCGATCGATCTTCTCGCCGAATGTCCGCTGGTCCGCATCAACGTTCCGTTGATCGGTCGACGGATGCTTGCGCTCGACTGCACCCCCGAAGAAACCATACCGCCTTTTTTCGAGGTGACCTTTTCCCCCGGGCAGCTGCCGATCGACGAAATCGATCCCGGCGGCCAATGTACCATCTCCTTCGATGTCGGCGGCCTGGTGTACGTGGTCCGTGCCAACATCGACAAAATCATCCCCCCCCGACGCCTGCGCCTGGCCAATGTCCAGAGCTACAGCAACATGCAGAAACGGGAGTTTTTCCGGGTTGATACCGAAGTCTCCCTGCTCTATCGCAGCGACAAGGAACCGATTCAGAAACGGGTTTCCAACGCCCGGGTCAACCTCAGCGGCGGCGGTATCCGTTTCCCGGTCGAAGGCCGCTTCCGCATGCGCGACAAGGTCGATGTCAAACTCTGTCTGAAAGGCTTCCCCGAAGTTGATGCCGAGTGCGTCGGCCGCGTCGTCAGGATCGATGAAACCGACAACGGGAAAGTTGAAATCGCCCTGGCCTTTGTTGAAATCGCCCCGCGGGACCGCGACCGGATTATTTCCTACTGTTTCGCCCAGCAACGGGAACAATTGCGCAAACGGGTCAAGGTCAAACCGGAAGAGAGCCGTGATGACCGATAA
- a CDS encoding EscU/YscU/HrcU family type III secretion system export apparatus switch protein has protein sequence MDTVSAEDRAVALLYRKNHDRAPKVVAGGRGELARKIVQLAAESGVNIVSDPDLVELLSRVPTGDEIPLELYQAVAELLAFIYQVNQDHARSAQTEIAVR, from the coding sequence ATGGACACGGTATCGGCTGAAGACAGAGCTGTTGCCCTGCTTTACCGCAAGAACCATGACCGGGCCCCGAAGGTGGTGGCGGGCGGCCGCGGGGAGCTGGCCAGAAAGATCGTCCAGCTGGCGGCAGAATCGGGCGTCAATATCGTCTCCGATCCCGACCTGGTCGAACTGTTGTCACGGGTTCCGACCGGCGACGAAATCCCCCTCGAACTCTACCAGGCCGTTGCGGAACTGCTGGCCTTTATCTACCAGGTCAATCAGGATCATGCCCGAAGCGCTCAGACTGAGATCGCAGTTAGGTGA
- the fliS gene encoding flagellar export chaperone FliS, which produces MNAFWNQYQQNQVNQATPEQILIMLYDGAIRNTVQAIQALANADRVRKAESISKAIHIVTTLSDTLDHEIGGEIAENLDALYNFIIRELTNGNLKNDPAPLRTVEDLLRDLRQTWSEAIEIRNRELAEKRQEAAPPEPARRLTAQAQV; this is translated from the coding sequence ATGAATGCCTTCTGGAATCAATACCAGCAGAACCAGGTGAACCAGGCAACCCCCGAGCAGATCCTGATCATGCTCTACGACGGCGCGATCAGAAACACGGTGCAGGCGATCCAGGCCCTGGCCAACGCCGACCGGGTCCGCAAGGCGGAATCGATCAGCAAGGCCATCCATATCGTCACCACCCTCTCCGACACCCTGGACCACGAGATCGGCGGCGAAATTGCCGAGAATCTTGACGCGCTCTATAATTTTATCATCCGCGAACTGACCAACGGCAACCTGAAGAACGACCCGGCCCCCCTTCGGACAGTCGAGGATCTGCTGCGGGACCTGCGCCAGACCTGGAGCGAAGCGATTGAAATCCGCAACCGTGAACTGGCGGAGAAGCGCCAGGAGGCCGCGCCCCCGGAACCGGCGCGCAGGTTGACCGCCCAGGCCCAGGTTTAG
- a CDS encoding PilZ domain-containing protein, which produces MTDNLMVGLTEGALLRVTIPLSGGTRRTLDAAVERIDQNLTVCIDGSETGVPPAVDTENWVITRDLGESVLLYRGRLEHRLAPRRFSLRIESVVQHAATRSAQRIDAEIQIREWTGSARWSRLRKARTRQVTLSNRSIRFIGPDHFHPGQQLHLEISLPGQPRSRVNVTGDVIRCQPLELSRYEVIVSFTDLSQENRDQLETFLLTRHFRSMHNRVKLLGEVLSPSLEQHEESSEN; this is translated from the coding sequence ATGACCGATAATCTCATGGTCGGCCTGACAGAAGGGGCCTTGCTGCGCGTCACCATTCCCCTCTCGGGAGGCACACGCCGGACCCTTGACGCGGCGGTGGAACGTATCGATCAGAACCTGACAGTCTGCATCGACGGATCGGAGACCGGGGTTCCGCCTGCTGTAGATACGGAGAACTGGGTCATCACCAGAGACCTCGGAGAGTCCGTTCTCCTCTACCGGGGCCGGCTCGAACACCGCCTCGCGCCGCGGCGTTTTTCCCTACGGATCGAATCCGTCGTCCAGCATGCCGCCACCCGCAGCGCCCAACGCATCGATGCCGAAATCCAGATCCGCGAATGGACCGGCTCGGCCAGATGGTCACGACTGCGCAAAGCCCGGACCCGCCAGGTCACTCTCAGCAACCGAAGCATCCGTTTTATCGGGCCCGACCACTTTCATCCCGGGCAGCAGCTTCACCTTGAGATATCCCTTCCCGGACAGCCCCGGAGCAGGGTCAATGTCACCGGCGACGTCATCCGCTGCCAGCCGCTGGAACTGTCCCGCTATGAAGTCATTGTTTCCTTCACCGATCTCAGCCAGGAGAACCGGGATCAACTGGAAACCTTTTTACTCACCCGCCATTTCCGTTCCATGCACAACCGCGTCAAACTGCTCGGCGAAGTTCTCAGTCCCAGCCTCGAACAGCACGAAGAGTCATCGGAAAACTGA